One stretch of Chryseobacterium fluminis DNA includes these proteins:
- a CDS encoding ABC-F family ATP-binding cassette domain-containing protein, whose amino-acid sequence MLFLHHISFRFPAGNLLFNSINLTVQPHTKSALVGSNGMGKSTLLKIIASEIEPLEGSVNSQGNLFYVPQMFGNFNNRTVAECLNIDKKLDALHKITSGEVDEINFEILNDDWDIEERCLQALHYWKLENLNLDQKLENLSGGQKTKVFLAGIQISQPEIILLDEPTNHLDLEARNLLYDFIEKTSSTVVIVSHDRTLLNLADTIFELSNQGISTYAGNYDFYTGQKEIENEALQNDIHSKERALKKAKEKERETLERKQKLDARGKGKQDKSGVARIMMNTLRNNAEKNSSKLKSVHAEKINDISGDLRDLRLSVRSSDQIKVNFNDSDLHSGKILISAKEINFKYDNENLWNENLNLEIRSGDRISIKGSNGSGKTTLVKLLLGDLQASVGTVSRADFQTIYIDQEYSLVHKKTTVYDFAQQFNDTVLQETEVKTLLSRFLFGKETWDKNCDVLSGGERLRLLLCGLSISSKAPDLIILDEPTNNLDLQNVEILTNSLKDYRGTLMVISHDVVFLEEVGVSGEIILN is encoded by the coding sequence ATGCTTTTTCTACATCACATATCCTTTAGGTTTCCTGCGGGGAACCTGCTCTTTAATTCTATAAATTTAACGGTACAACCTCATACGAAATCTGCTCTGGTCGGAAGTAACGGCATGGGAAAATCTACCTTGCTGAAAATTATTGCCAGTGAAATTGAGCCTTTGGAAGGGAGTGTCAATAGTCAGGGCAATCTTTTTTATGTTCCTCAGATGTTCGGGAATTTTAATAATCGCACGGTGGCTGAATGTCTGAACATCGATAAAAAACTTGATGCCCTTCACAAAATAACCAGTGGGGAAGTGGATGAAATAAATTTTGAAATACTGAATGACGATTGGGACATTGAAGAACGTTGCCTGCAGGCTTTACATTATTGGAAACTTGAAAATTTAAATCTCGACCAAAAACTGGAAAACTTGAGTGGAGGACAAAAGACCAAAGTTTTCCTGGCAGGAATTCAGATCAGTCAGCCTGAAATTATTTTACTGGATGAGCCTACGAATCATCTCGATCTGGAAGCGCGGAACCTGTTGTATGATTTTATTGAAAAAACAAGTTCAACCGTTGTAATTGTCAGTCACGATCGAACTTTGCTGAATTTGGCCGATACGATTTTTGAACTCAGCAATCAGGGAATTTCAACGTACGCCGGAAACTACGATTTTTATACCGGACAAAAAGAAATTGAAAATGAAGCCCTGCAAAATGACATTCATTCCAAAGAACGGGCGCTAAAAAAAGCGAAAGAAAAGGAACGCGAAACGCTGGAACGAAAGCAAAAACTTGATGCACGGGGAAAAGGAAAGCAGGATAAATCGGGTGTGGCGAGAATTATGATGAACACGCTACGAAATAATGCCGAGAAAAATTCTTCGAAATTAAAGTCTGTCCATGCTGAGAAAATCAATGATATTTCCGGTGATCTGCGGGATTTACGTTTATCTGTAAGAAGTTCGGATCAGATAAAGGTGAATTTTAATGATTCTGATCTGCATTCGGGGAAAATTTTGATTTCTGCAAAAGAAATTAATTTTAAGTATGATAATGAAAATCTTTGGAATGAAAATCTTAATCTTGAAATCCGAAGTGGTGACCGAATTTCCATTAAAGGGTCGAACGGTTCAGGAAAAACGACTTTAGTTAAATTATTGTTGGGAGATTTACAGGCATCTGTCGGAACAGTTTCGAGAGCAGATTTTCAGACGATTTATATTGATCAGGAATATTCTTTAGTCCATAAAAAGACCACCGTTTATGATTTTGCCCAACAGTTTAACGATACTGTATTGCAGGAAACGGAGGTGAAAACCTTATTGTCGAGATTTTTATTCGGAAAAGAAACCTGGGACAAAAACTGTGATGTTCTGAGTGGAGGAGAACGCCTTCGACTTCTTCTGTGCGGACTTTCCATTAGCAGTAAAGCACCCGATCTGATTATTCTCGATGAACCCACCAATAATTTAGACCTTCAAAATGTAGAAATTCTGACGAATTCTCTTAAGGATTATCGTGGAACTTTAATGGTGATTTCGCATGATGTGGTGTTTTTGGAGGAAGTTGGGGTGAGTGGTGAAATTATTTTGAATTAA
- the hpt gene encoding hypoxanthine phosphoribosyltransferase, with translation MESIKVHDKTFVPYLEDAEIQEIVKATALKIYEDYKDEVPVFIGVLNGVIMFFSDLLKHYPGECEIAFIQMSSYAGTESTGIVYQKMELTKDVKDRHIILVEDIVDTGNTVESLFKYFNETQRPKSVKIASFLLKPEVYKKDFNLDYIGKEIPNKFVLGYGLDYDELGRNLPNLYQLEEGQINH, from the coding sequence ATGGAAAGTATTAAAGTTCACGACAAAACTTTCGTTCCTTATCTGGAGGACGCCGAAATTCAGGAGATTGTAAAGGCTACAGCTTTAAAAATTTATGAAGATTATAAAGATGAAGTTCCTGTATTCATTGGTGTTCTGAACGGAGTGATCATGTTTTTCTCAGATCTTTTGAAGCATTATCCGGGAGAATGTGAAATTGCATTTATCCAGATGAGCTCTTATGCCGGAACAGAATCTACGGGAATCGTTTATCAGAAAATGGAATTAACGAAAGATGTAAAGGACCGTCATATCATCCTGGTAGAGGATATCGTGGATACCGGAAATACCGTTGAAAGTCTGTTTAAATATTTCAATGAGACACAACGTCCGAAATCTGTAAAAATTGCTTCCTTCCTACTGAAACCTGAAGTGTATAAGAAAGATTTTAATCTCGATTATATCGGCAAGGAAATTCCCAACAAATTTGTTTTAGGTTACGGATTGGATTATGATGAATTAGGGAGAAACCTACCGAATCTGTACCAGTTGGAAGAAGGACAGATCAACCATTAA
- a CDS encoding DUF6438 domain-containing protein — protein MKYILGLCAFIFLFSCNSQKVQSKYSTIEYEATPCFGFCPVFKMTINADRTAMFEAEHFNFTKTPSKDEFSKPREGTFKGTITQEDYNKLITLLDGLDVKNLKDNYGERNISDMPTSYLRINMTDGTSKNVEDYGKRGTEKLKEVYKFFEELRHNQQWTKVN, from the coding sequence ATGAAATATATACTGGGTCTTTGTGCCTTTATATTTTTATTTTCATGCAATTCGCAGAAAGTACAGTCAAAATATTCTACGATAGAATATGAAGCAACTCCATGTTTTGGATTCTGTCCCGTTTTTAAAATGACCATCAATGCAGACAGAACTGCCATGTTTGAAGCCGAGCATTTTAATTTTACAAAAACACCTTCAAAAGATGAGTTTTCAAAGCCCCGTGAAGGAACTTTTAAAGGAACCATAACACAGGAGGATTACAATAAACTGATAACCCTGTTAGATGGCTTGGATGTGAAAAACCTTAAGGATAACTATGGTGAGAGAAATATTTCCGATATGCCGACCTCTTATCTGAGAATCAATATGACTGACGGAACTTCAAAAAATGTAGAAGACTACGGAAAGCGCGGGACCGAAAAACTGAAAGAAGTTTATAAATTTTTCGAAGAATTAAGACATAATCAGCAATGGACAAAAGTGAATTGA
- a CDS encoding ParA family protein, with product MAKIIGIANQKGGVGKTTTAVNLAAALGVLEKKILIIDADPQANATSGLGVDYVQYSTYNLLEHSVDTINCIKQTATPNLDIVPSHIDLVAAEIELVDKEDREYMLKKALVSVRDNYDYIIIDCAPSLGLITVNALTAADSVIIPIQCEYFALEGLGKLLNTIKNVQKIHNKDLDIEGLLLTMYDSRLRLSNQVVEEVNSHFPEMVFETIISRNVRLSEAPSFGESILNYDAESKGAIQYIQLAEEVLLRNEKLIKN from the coding sequence ATGGCAAAAATCATAGGTATCGCTAACCAAAAAGGTGGAGTAGGTAAAACTACCACAGCTGTAAATCTTGCAGCTGCATTGGGAGTATTGGAGAAAAAAATATTAATCATTGATGCCGATCCGCAGGCGAATGCGACGTCCGGTCTGGGAGTGGACTATGTTCAGTATTCCACCTATAATCTATTAGAACACAGCGTTGATACCATCAACTGCATCAAGCAGACCGCAACTCCAAATCTGGATATTGTGCCTTCTCATATCGATTTAGTAGCTGCGGAGATTGAATTGGTAGATAAAGAAGACCGGGAGTACATGCTTAAAAAAGCATTGGTAAGTGTAAGAGATAACTATGATTACATTATCATCGACTGTGCTCCGAGTTTAGGTTTGATTACCGTAAATGCCCTTACTGCGGCAGATTCTGTAATTATTCCCATCCAATGTGAATATTTTGCCCTGGAAGGACTTGGCAAATTACTGAATACCATTAAGAATGTTCAGAAAATTCATAATAAGGATTTAGATATCGAAGGGTTGCTTCTCACCATGTATGACAGCAGATTGCGATTGTCTAATCAGGTCGTGGAGGAAGTAAACTCCCATTTTCCTGAAATGGTTTTCGAAACCATCATCAGCAGAAATGTAAGATTAAGCGAAGCTCCAAGTTTCGGGGAAAGTATTCTGAATTACGATGCAGAAAGTAAAGGAGCGATCCAGTACATTCAGCTGGCAGAAGAAGTTCTCCTGAGAAACGAGAAATTGATAAAAAATTAA
- a CDS encoding ParB/RepB/Spo0J family partition protein, translating to MKDKKRVMGRGLGAILSAESKATVNSATDEGADKFVGNIVEVALEDIYPNPTQPRTYFDEKSLNELAQSIKNLGVIQPITLRKEGEKFEIISGERRFRATKLAGLTSIPAYIRLVNDQELLEMALVENIQREDLDAIEIALTYQRLMDEIGLTQENLSQRVGKDRSTITNSIRLLRLNPDIQNAIRSGEISAGHGRAIISLETEEHQQALFDLIIQEKLNVRQAEQAATALKNPKSPAAKKVKAELSNSYKRAQKTIADILEVKVEIKASPNGKKGKIVLDFKNEDELEYILSHIK from the coding sequence ATGAAGGATAAAAAAAGAGTGATGGGACGTGGTTTAGGCGCAATTCTAAGTGCAGAATCCAAAGCAACAGTTAATTCAGCGACCGATGAAGGAGCAGATAAATTTGTAGGGAATATCGTAGAAGTAGCCCTTGAAGATATCTATCCTAACCCGACTCAGCCAAGAACCTACTTTGATGAAAAATCATTAAACGAACTCGCTCAATCAATTAAAAATCTTGGGGTAATCCAACCCATTACCTTGAGAAAAGAGGGAGAGAAATTTGAAATTATATCCGGGGAAAGGCGTTTCAGAGCGACCAAACTTGCCGGATTAACATCCATTCCTGCTTATATCCGCCTGGTTAATGATCAGGAACTTCTTGAGATGGCTCTTGTAGAAAATATCCAGAGAGAAGATCTTGATGCGATCGAGATTGCATTAACCTACCAAAGGCTGATGGACGAGATCGGGCTTACGCAGGAAAATCTGAGCCAGCGTGTTGGAAAAGACAGGAGTACCATCACCAATTCTATCAGATTGCTGAGGCTCAATCCGGATATTCAGAATGCGATCAGAAGCGGAGAGATTTCTGCAGGACACGGAAGGGCCATTATAAGCCTTGAAACTGAAGAGCATCAGCAGGCTTTATTTGATTTGATTATTCAGGAAAAACTAAATGTTCGTCAGGCTGAACAAGCAGCTACTGCATTAAAGAATCCAAAATCACCGGCTGCAAAAAAAGTAAAAGCAGAACTTTCTAACAGTTATAAGAGAGCGCAGAAAACGATTGCAGATATTTTAGAAGTAAAAGTGGAGATCAAAGCTTCTCCCAATGGTAAAAAAGGTAAAATTGTTCTTGACTTCAAAAATGAAGACGAACTGGAATATATTTTATCTCATATTAAATAA
- a CDS encoding energy transducer TonB, producing the protein MMKHLMENKEFRFNEVLFEHRNKEYGAYVLRNESDKILTKALFVGVSLLAAISVTPLIINSFRTSEVVTEGGFELPPPVIIVDTEVPPPPAVIPHQATAASQVRTTDARVPEPKKEVTQEVVYEKIEGAVAGVKNNADGEIATPNVPISTAPTIGTGTVPTIPSTLVVQKEDPSKIVEGDELSVEASYEGGINAFRDKVMNKFDTSGFEDSNGIVKTTVTFIVETNGTISGIKADGKDVAFNSEAARVIKQIKGSWKPGKNKKGQAVRSYFRFPISMKFEN; encoded by the coding sequence GTGATGAAACACCTAATGGAAAATAAAGAGTTTCGATTTAATGAAGTTCTTTTCGAGCACCGCAACAAAGAATACGGTGCTTATGTACTAAGAAATGAATCAGATAAAATACTTACCAAAGCCCTTTTTGTGGGCGTAAGTCTTCTGGCAGCTATTTCTGTTACTCCTCTTATTATCAATTCATTTAGAACCTCAGAAGTAGTAACAGAAGGTGGCTTTGAATTGCCACCGCCTGTAATTATTGTTGATACAGAGGTACCTCCGCCACCTGCTGTGATTCCACATCAGGCCACCGCTGCCTCTCAGGTAAGGACTACTGACGCGAGAGTACCGGAACCTAAAAAGGAAGTGACTCAGGAGGTCGTTTACGAAAAAATAGAAGGAGCAGTTGCAGGAGTTAAAAATAATGCTGATGGAGAAATTGCAACTCCAAATGTTCCTATATCCACAGCACCAACGATCGGAACAGGAACAGTTCCAACTATCCCGTCAACTTTGGTTGTTCAGAAAGAAGATCCTTCCAAAATTGTAGAAGGTGATGAGCTGAGTGTTGAAGCGAGTTATGAAGGCGGAATCAATGCTTTCAGGGATAAAGTAATGAACAAATTTGATACCTCAGGATTTGAAGACAGCAATGGTATTGTAAAAACAACCGTTACTTTTATTGTTGAAACCAACGGGACCATCTCCGGAATCAAAGCGGATGGTAAAGATGTGGCTTTCAACAGTGAAGCAGCAAGGGTCATCAAACAGATTAAAGGGAGCTGGAAGCCCGGTAAAAATAAAAAGGGACAGGCAGTAAGAAGTTACTTCAGATTTCCGATCTCCATGAAGTTTGAAAATTAA
- the obgE gene encoding GTPase ObgE has translation MSNFVDYVKIHCKSGHGGAGSAHLRREKYIPKGGPDGGDGGRGGHVIMKGNAQEWTLLPLRYTRHVKAERGENGGKNQLTGAYGADVYIEVPIGTIAKNEEGEIIGEIMEDGQEIILMEGGMGGKGNEHFKSSTNQTPRFAQPGMDGQEGYVVFELKILADVGLVGFPNAGKSTLLASVSAAKPKIANYAFTTLTPNLGIVDYRNYKSFVMADIPGIIEGAAEGKGLGHRFLRHIERNSILLFLIPADSEDHFQEFKILENELKEYNPELLDKDFIISVSKSDLLDDELKNEIAAEFPENKQPLFFSGVTGEGLVELKDAIWKQLHG, from the coding sequence ATGTCAAATTTTGTAGATTACGTAAAGATTCACTGTAAGAGCGGACATGGAGGTGCAGGTTCTGCCCATCTTCGCCGTGAAAAATATATTCCTAAGGGAGGTCCTGATGGAGGAGACGGGGGCCGTGGCGGTCACGTTATTATGAAGGGAAATGCTCAGGAGTGGACGTTACTCCCTCTCCGCTATACCCGTCACGTGAAAGCGGAACGTGGTGAAAACGGAGGAAAAAACCAGTTAACCGGAGCATACGGAGCTGATGTTTATATTGAAGTTCCGATCGGGACTATTGCTAAGAATGAAGAGGGTGAGATCATCGGAGAGATCATGGAAGATGGTCAGGAGATCATCCTGATGGAAGGCGGAATGGGAGGAAAGGGAAATGAACATTTCAAATCTTCTACTAACCAGACGCCGAGATTTGCACAGCCGGGAATGGACGGACAGGAAGGTTACGTAGTTTTTGAGCTTAAGATTTTAGCCGATGTAGGTCTTGTCGGTTTCCCGAATGCCGGGAAATCTACTCTTTTAGCATCAGTTTCTGCGGCAAAACCTAAAATTGCCAATTACGCTTTTACCACATTAACACCTAACCTTGGAATCGTAGATTACAGAAATTATAAATCTTTTGTAATGGCTGACATCCCGGGAATCATCGAAGGTGCCGCAGAGGGCAAGGGATTAGGCCACCGATTTTTAAGACATATCGAAAGAAATTCAATCTTATTATTTCTTATTCCAGCAGATTCTGAAGATCACTTCCAGGAATTTAAAATTCTTGAAAATGAACTGAAGGAATACAATCCTGAACTATTGGATAAAGATTTTATTATTTCCGTCTCAAAATCCGATTTACTGGACGACGAACTGAAAAACGAAATCGCAGCAGAATTTCCTGAAAACAAACAGCCTTTGTTTTTCTCGGGAGTTACCGGTGAAGGTCTGGTGGAATTAAAGGATGCCATCTGGAAACAGCTTCACGGATAA
- a CDS encoding adenylate kinase yields the protein MINIVLFGPPGSGKGTQAQNLIEKFNLKQISTGDLFRFNMKNDTELGKLAKSFIDKGELVPDQVTTDMLVDEIRKPTDAAGFIFDGYPRTAVQTEALEKIVKEELNDEIDVCLSLVVEDTILVERLLKRGEISGRSDDSNVEIIENRIKEYYTKTAEVAELYKQQGKYVEINGVGDINEISEKLFAEVEKVK from the coding sequence ATGATAAACATTGTTCTGTTCGGCCCTCCAGGAAGTGGAAAAGGAACTCAAGCACAAAACTTAATCGAGAAATTTAATTTAAAGCAGATTTCAACCGGTGATCTTTTCAGGTTCAACATGAAAAATGACACTGAACTTGGAAAGCTGGCAAAATCATTCATCGATAAGGGAGAACTGGTTCCGGATCAGGTAACAACAGATATGCTGGTTGACGAAATAAGAAAACCAACGGATGCTGCAGGATTTATTTTCGACGGATATCCGAGGACTGCGGTTCAGACAGAAGCCTTGGAAAAAATAGTAAAAGAGGAACTGAATGATGAGATCGACGTTTGCCTTTCATTGGTTGTGGAAGATACGATCCTGGTTGAAAGACTTTTGAAAAGAGGAGAAATCAGCGGGAGATCTGATGACAGCAATGTAGAGATCATCGAAAATAGAATTAAAGAATACTACACGAAGACAGCGGAAGTAGCCGAGCTTTACAAACAACAAGGAAAATATGTAGAGATTAACGGTGTGGGAGATATCAACGAAATCTCTGAAAAACTTTTCGCTGAAGTAGAAAAAGTAAAATAG
- a CDS encoding type II toxin-antitoxin system ParD family antitoxin, whose translation MAKNTSILLGDYFDNFISQQIKSGKFSSASEVVRAALRMFEYEESKKSELISELKKGEKSGFVENFDRKEFLKNLHQKHSAE comes from the coding sequence ATGGCAAAAAACACATCCATATTATTAGGGGATTATTTCGATAATTTTATTAGTCAACAGATTAAATCAGGAAAATTCTCTTCTGCGAGTGAAGTCGTGAGAGCTGCATTACGCATGTTTGAGTATGAAGAATCTAAAAAATCAGAATTAATCAGCGAATTAAAAAAAGGCGAAAAATCCGGGTTTGTTGAGAATTTTGACCGCAAGGAATTCCTTAAAAATCTTCATCAAAAGCATTCTGCTGAGTAA
- a CDS encoding DUF5683 domain-containing protein, with translation MKKILFTFFLSLFAFAYAQVNPNDTIRVEYHPKDSIPAAKPVKSESKVITDLEKANGPTNKTLKLNPTRAGLYSAVLPGLGQYYNKKYWKVPIVWGAVGAGVGIAIWNDNQYKKYREYYIAKLNGTPNEFVDNHPFLDKTALGNAQDRAKRQRDYAIAITGLIYILNIVDAVVDAHLYESRHDPDLSFSPAVIQDHYGINPPKTGLSLSYRF, from the coding sequence ATGAAAAAAATACTTTTCACATTTTTCCTGAGTCTGTTTGCTTTTGCATATGCGCAGGTAAATCCCAATGATACCATCCGGGTGGAGTACCATCCGAAAGACAGTATCCCTGCTGCAAAGCCTGTGAAATCCGAATCTAAAGTGATTACGGATCTTGAAAAGGCAAACGGACCCACAAACAAAACATTAAAACTAAATCCCACAAGAGCAGGGCTTTATTCAGCAGTATTACCGGGTCTGGGACAGTATTATAATAAAAAATACTGGAAAGTTCCAATTGTCTGGGGTGCTGTAGGCGCAGGAGTGGGTATCGCCATCTGGAATGATAATCAGTACAAAAAATACAGAGAATATTATATCGCAAAACTTAACGGTACGCCCAATGAGTTTGTTGATAATCACCCTTTCCTGGATAAAACAGCATTGGGAAATGCGCAGGACAGAGCAAAACGGCAAAGGGATTATGCCATTGCCATCACGGGGCTAATTTACATTTTAAATATCGTAGATGCTGTTGTTGATGCCCATCTCTATGAGAGCCGGCATGATCCGGACCTGTCCTTCAGTCCTGCGGTCATCCAGGATCACTATGGGATCAATCCGCCAAAAACCGGGTTGAGTTTAAGTTATAGATTCTAA
- a CDS encoding adenylosuccinate synthase, whose protein sequence is MSTYVVVGLQYGDEGKGKITDVLSAKSDYVVRFQGGDNAGHTVYVGDEKFVLHLLPSGVLQCKGKCIIANGVVVNPKSFIKEVNQIESKNMRTDHIFISRRAHVIMPYHILLDTYREEEHGGTQIGTTKKGIGPCYEDKIARVGIRMIDLLNPEILRDKIEKNLKIKNSLFEKYYGKPTLDVEEIYNEYLEIGKQLQDRIVDTELELNEAIRDGKNVLFEGAQALMLDIDFGTYPYVTSSSPSTGGVCTGAGVPPTSLQNLIGVAKAYCTRVGNGPFPSELDNELGESIRQIGGEFGATTGRPRRTGWLDLVSLKHACMINGINNLVITKLDVLTGIETLKIVTHYKTEDGKIIDYFTSSTEKLYNYEPIYQDLPGWTEDLTKVRSYDELPDTAQKYIEFIEKYLGINVYLVSVGPERSQNIIRKELF, encoded by the coding sequence ATGTCAACTTACGTAGTTGTAGGTCTTCAGTATGGAGATGAAGGTAAAGGAAAAATAACGGATGTTTTATCGGCAAAATCGGATTACGTTGTACGCTTCCAGGGAGGGGACAACGCGGGTCACACGGTTTATGTAGGGGATGAGAAATTCGTTTTGCACCTTCTTCCATCGGGAGTTCTTCAGTGCAAAGGGAAATGTATCATTGCCAACGGAGTAGTGGTCAATCCTAAATCTTTCATTAAGGAGGTGAATCAGATCGAAAGCAAAAACATGAGAACTGATCACATTTTCATCAGCAGAAGAGCGCATGTCATCATGCCTTACCACATTCTTTTGGATACGTACCGTGAGGAAGAGCACGGAGGAACACAGATCGGAACCACGAAAAAAGGAATCGGACCTTGCTATGAAGACAAAATTGCAAGAGTCGGAATCAGAATGATCGATCTTCTGAATCCTGAAATTTTAAGAGATAAAATCGAGAAGAACTTAAAAATTAAGAATTCTCTTTTTGAAAAATATTATGGAAAACCGACTTTAGACGTTGAAGAAATTTACAACGAATATTTAGAAATCGGAAAGCAGCTTCAGGACAGAATCGTGGATACGGAACTGGAACTGAACGAAGCCATCAGAGATGGTAAAAACGTTTTATTCGAAGGCGCTCAGGCATTGATGCTGGATATCGACTTCGGAACCTATCCATACGTAACTTCATCTTCTCCATCTACAGGAGGGGTGTGTACAGGAGCAGGAGTTCCGCCAACGTCACTTCAAAACCTGATCGGTGTAGCAAAAGCATACTGTACAAGAGTTGGAAACGGACCTTTCCCTTCAGAATTAGATAACGAATTAGGAGAAAGCATCAGACAGATCGGTGGTGAGTTTGGAGCGACTACAGGAAGACCAAGAAGAACAGGGTGGTTAGACCTTGTTTCCTTGAAGCACGCTTGTATGATCAATGGGATCAATAACCTGGTTATTACGAAATTAGACGTTCTTACAGGAATTGAAACATTAAAAATCGTTACCCATTACAAAACAGAAGACGGTAAAATAATTGATTATTTTACATCTTCAACAGAAAAATTATACAACTACGAGCCAATCTATCAGGATCTGCCGGGTTGGACTGAAGATTTAACGAAGGTAAGAAGCTACGACGAACTTCCTGATACTGCTCAGAAATACATCGAGTTTATTGAAAAGTACTTAGGAATCAATGTTTACTTAGTTTCTGTTGGGCCTGAAAGAAGCCAGAATATTATCAGAAAAGAATTATTCTAA
- a CDS encoding DUF4238 domain-containing protein, with protein MNQSVKHHFLPIFYLKGFASENEKFKIFNVKTKKFKQNGKLFSPSFHFYILKDNTITTDFGEDDFMEKFYEKIDNNFAKILHTINNSNYEHRFGVNEDDMPYINNFVSQMYWRSPFNKNILQDDIKKYKLKQLGLKIIDEFGNHNEELSEKFKNEPEFYKAYKLYNSLLDSIRGFNCRTQYHILARPKELPSICSDFPIIFKENNLIKVYEDDYIFPLSQHRIFVKRNLTQRFNHQLHYLIDLISLKQSVNYLATSDESYIDFLIKLDNENNCTLEEYKKNLFNELI; from the coding sequence ATGAATCAATCTGTAAAGCATCATTTCTTGCCTATATTTTATCTTAAAGGATTTGCAAGTGAAAATGAAAAATTTAAAATTTTCAATGTAAAAACAAAGAAGTTCAAGCAAAATGGAAAACTTTTTTCTCCTTCTTTTCATTTTTATATTTTAAAAGATAATACAATTACAACTGATTTCGGAGAAGATGATTTTATGGAGAAATTTTATGAAAAAATTGATAATAACTTTGCAAAAATTCTTCATACAATTAATAACAGTAATTATGAACATAGATTTGGAGTCAATGAAGATGACATGCCATATATTAATAATTTCGTTAGTCAAATGTATTGGAGATCGCCATTTAACAAAAATATACTTCAAGATGACATTAAAAAATATAAGTTAAAACAATTAGGTTTGAAAATAATTGATGAATTTGGTAATCATAATGAAGAACTAAGCGAAAAATTTAAGAATGAACCTGAATTTTATAAAGCATATAAACTTTATAACTCTTTATTAGATTCTATTCGTGGATTCAATTGCAGAACACAATATCACATTCTTGCTCGACCAAAAGAACTCCCTTCAATTTGTTCAGACTTTCCAATTATTTTTAAAGAGAATAATCTTATTAAAGTATATGAAGACGATTACATCTTCCCTTTATCTCAACATAGAATTTTTGTAAAACGAAATTTAACTCAAAGATTCAATCACCAATTACATTATCTTATAGATCTAATTTCACTAAAACAATCCGTCAACTATTTAGCAACGAGTGACGAAAGTTATATAGACTTTTTAATAAAACTTGACAATGAAAATAATTGTACACTAGAAGAGTATAAAAAAAATCTATTTAACGAACTTATATAA
- a CDS encoding type II toxin-antitoxin system RelE/ParE family toxin, which produces MKYRISKEASNDLEKIWLYTFEVWSKEQADHYFDLLMDEIEYLSENPKSGKDYNEIRKGYLRSRVKSHFIFYRINLKYKEIEIIRILHQKMDISSRLDE; this is translated from the coding sequence ATGAAATACAGAATCAGCAAAGAAGCGTCGAATGATTTAGAAAAAATTTGGCTGTATACATTTGAGGTCTGGTCGAAAGAACAGGCAGATCATTATTTTGATTTATTAATGGATGAAATTGAATATTTATCTGAAAATCCAAAATCTGGAAAAGATTACAATGAAATCAGAAAAGGATATTTACGTTCGAGAGTAAAATCACATTTTATTTTTTATAGAATCAATCTTAAATATAAAGAAATTGAAATCATCAGAATTCTTCATCAAAAAATGGATATATCATCTAGATTGGATGAATAA